One Prodigiosinella aquatilis DNA window includes the following coding sequences:
- the infB gene encoding translation initiation factor IF-2, with amino-acid sequence MTDVTIKSLAAEIQTSVDRLIQQFADAGITKSASDSVAQHEKEALLTYLNRERGSASSKLTLQRKTRSTLNIPSTGGKSKSVQIEVRKKRTYVKRDPLDAQQAEEEELARREAEEQAQRIAEEQAKREAEEKAKREAAEKAKRAAEEQAKREAAEKAKRDVAEKEKVINQQNDSTTKPAQSEKARREAEAAELKRKAEEAAQMKVEEEARRIAEEARRMATENAGLWEAQSTPVVTEDADYHVTTSHHAREAEDENDRKVEGERRSRSRKVTKQKKGNRLSESKADREEARAVRGGKGKRKPSTLQQGFNKPAQAVNRDVVIGETVTVAELANKMAVKGSQVIKTMMKLGAMATINQVIDQETAQLVAEEMGHKVILRRENELEEAVMSDRDTGVAPESRAPVVTIMGHVDHGKTSLLDYIRSTKVAAGEAGGITQHIGAYHVETGNGMITFLDTPGHAAFTAMRARGAQATDIVVLVVAADDGVMPQTIEAIQHAKAAKVPVVVAVNKIDKPEADPDRVKNELSQYGVMPEEWGGESQFVHVSAKAGTGIDELLDAILLQSEVLELKAIRSGMASGVVIESFLDKGRGPVATVLVREGTLNKGDIVLCGFEYGRVRAMRDELGHEITEAGPSIPVEILGLSGVPAAGDEATVVRDEKKAREVALYRQGKFRDVKLARQQKSKLENMFANMTEGEVSELNIVLKSDVQGSCEAISDSLLKLSTDEVKVKIVGSGVGGITETDATLAAASNAIILGFNVRADASARRVVESESVDLRYYSVIYDLIDEVKQAMSGMLAPEYKQEIIGMAEVRDVFKSPKFGAIAGCMVTEGVVKRHNKIRVLRDNVVIYEGELESLRRFKDDVNEVRNGMECGIGVKNYNDVRPGDMIEVFETIEIKRTIA; translated from the coding sequence ATGACAGATGTAACCATAAAATCGCTGGCCGCAGAGATTCAGACTTCGGTTGACCGCCTGATACAGCAATTTGCTGATGCGGGAATTACCAAGTCTGCTTCAGACTCTGTGGCGCAGCACGAGAAAGAAGCACTGCTGACGTACCTGAACCGTGAACGCGGTAGTGCATCAAGCAAATTGACATTACAACGTAAAACACGTAGCACATTAAATATTCCGAGCACCGGCGGTAAGAGTAAATCGGTGCAGATTGAAGTCCGCAAGAAACGCACTTATGTAAAACGCGATCCACTGGATGCCCAACAGGCTGAAGAGGAAGAGCTGGCACGGCGTGAAGCGGAAGAACAGGCACAACGCATTGCTGAAGAGCAAGCTAAACGTGAAGCTGAAGAAAAAGCTAAACGTGAAGCCGCTGAGAAGGCAAAACGCGCTGCTGAAGAGCAAGCCAAACGTGAAGCCGCCGAAAAAGCTAAGCGTGATGTAGCGGAAAAAGAAAAAGTGATCAATCAACAGAATGACAGTACGACCAAACCAGCCCAGTCTGAGAAAGCTCGACGTGAAGCTGAAGCGGCTGAACTCAAGCGCAAAGCAGAAGAAGCGGCACAGATGAAAGTTGAAGAAGAAGCCCGGCGTATTGCTGAAGAAGCCCGTCGCATGGCGACAGAGAACGCCGGACTTTGGGAAGCGCAAAGCACACCAGTTGTTACCGAAGATGCTGACTACCACGTAACAACATCTCATCATGCGCGTGAAGCTGAAGATGAGAATGACCGCAAGGTTGAAGGTGAACGTCGTAGCCGTAGCCGTAAGGTGACCAAACAGAAAAAAGGTAATCGTCTGTCTGAGTCCAAGGCTGATCGTGAAGAGGCTCGTGCCGTTCGTGGTGGTAAGGGCAAACGTAAACCAAGCACATTGCAGCAGGGGTTCAATAAACCAGCGCAGGCTGTCAACCGTGATGTGGTCATCGGTGAAACCGTTACGGTTGCCGAATTGGCCAATAAAATGGCGGTGAAAGGCTCTCAGGTCATCAAAACCATGATGAAACTTGGCGCTATGGCGACTATTAACCAGGTTATCGATCAGGAAACAGCACAACTGGTTGCGGAAGAAATGGGTCACAAAGTGATTCTTCGCCGTGAAAACGAGTTGGAAGAAGCGGTAATGAGTGACCGTGATACTGGCGTTGCACCCGAATCTCGTGCACCGGTAGTGACTATCATGGGACATGTTGACCACGGTAAAACTTCACTGCTGGATTATATTCGCTCTACTAAAGTCGCAGCTGGCGAAGCGGGTGGGATTACTCAGCATATAGGTGCTTATCACGTAGAAACCGGAAACGGGATGATTACTTTCCTGGATACTCCTGGACATGCCGCGTTTACCGCTATGCGTGCACGTGGTGCTCAGGCAACAGATATCGTGGTTCTCGTGGTTGCAGCTGACGATGGCGTTATGCCTCAGACTATTGAAGCAATCCAGCATGCCAAAGCAGCTAAAGTTCCGGTCGTTGTTGCTGTTAACAAAATTGATAAACCAGAAGCTGATCCAGACCGTGTGAAAAATGAATTGTCCCAGTACGGTGTTATGCCGGAAGAGTGGGGCGGTGAGTCTCAGTTTGTACATGTGTCGGCAAAAGCCGGTACTGGTATTGATGAGCTGTTGGATGCAATCCTGTTACAGTCTGAAGTTCTGGAACTGAAGGCGATCCGTAGCGGTATGGCCAGTGGTGTCGTGATTGAGTCCTTCCTGGATAAGGGGCGTGGTCCGGTTGCAACTGTTCTGGTACGAGAAGGCACACTGAATAAAGGTGATATTGTTCTGTGTGGCTTTGAATATGGCCGAGTACGTGCAATGCGTGACGAACTAGGGCATGAAATTACAGAAGCTGGTCCGTCTATTCCAGTTGAAATTCTCGGTCTGTCAGGTGTACCTGCGGCCGGTGATGAAGCGACGGTCGTGCGTGATGAGAAGAAAGCGCGTGAAGTGGCTCTCTATCGTCAGGGTAAATTCCGTGACGTTAAACTGGCTCGTCAGCAGAAATCCAAATTGGAAAATATGTTCGCTAACATGACCGAAGGTGAGGTTTCTGAGCTAAATATTGTTCTGAAATCTGATGTCCAGGGGTCTTGTGAAGCGATTTCTGATTCTTTGTTGAAACTGTCTACTGACGAAGTGAAAGTCAAAATCGTGGGTTCTGGTGTAGGCGGTATCACAGAAACTGATGCAACATTGGCTGCTGCGTCGAACGCGATTATTCTTGGTTTTAACGTTCGTGCTGATGCTTCTGCGCGTCGTGTCGTTGAGTCAGAAAGCGTGGATTTGCGCTATTACTCCGTCATTTATGATTTGATCGACGAAGTGAAACAGGCGATGAGCGGTATGCTGGCGCCAGAGTATAAGCAAGAAATCATCGGTATGGCCGAAGTGCGTGATGTCTTCAAGTCACCGAAGTTTGGTGCGATTGCTGGCTGTATGGTGACCGAAGGTGTTGTTAAGCGTCACAACAAGATTCGCGTCCTGCGCGACAATGTGGTGATCTATGAAGGTGAGCTGGAGTCTCTGCGCCGCTTCAAAGATGACGTTAACGAAGTCCGTAACGGTATGGAATGTGGTATCGGTGTTAAGAACTATAACGACGTTCGCCCAGGCGACATGATCGAAGTGTTTGAAACTATTGAAATTAAACGCACTATCGCTTAA
- the rbfA gene encoding 30S ribosome-binding factor RbfA, with the protein MAKEFSRTQRVAQEMQKEIAIIIQREVKDPRVGMATVSGVEVSRDLAYAKIFVTFLNDNEPEQVKTGLKALQDASGFIRMLLGKAMRLRVVPELTFAYDNSLVEGMRMSNLVTNVVRKDIERRSSSDDDQED; encoded by the coding sequence ATGGCAAAAGAATTCAGTCGCACGCAGCGTGTGGCGCAGGAAATGCAAAAAGAAATCGCCATTATCATTCAGCGTGAAGTAAAAGATCCGCGTGTGGGAATGGCCACAGTTTCTGGTGTCGAGGTCTCGCGTGATTTGGCTTATGCCAAGATTTTTGTGACTTTTTTAAATGATAATGAACCAGAACAGGTTAAAACAGGCCTGAAGGCATTACAGGATGCTTCTGGTTTTATTCGGATGTTGTTGGGTAAGGCTATGCGTTTACGTGTGGTTCCGGAATTGACTTTTGCTTATGACAATTCACTGGTAGAAGGGATGCGTATGTCCAATCTGGTGACCAATGTTGTTAGAAAGGATATTGAGCGTCGCTCCTCTTCCGACGATGATCAGGAGGATTAA
- the truB gene encoding tRNA pseudouridine(55) synthase TruB, whose product MGRPRRRGRDINGVLLLDKPQNISSNDVLQKVKRIFNANRAGHTGALDPLATGMLPICLGEATKFSQYLLDSDKRYRVIARLGQRTDTSDADGNVIEERPVTFTGDELAHALDGFRGTIQQIPSMYSALKYQGRPLYEYARQGLVVPREAREITVYELLFIRWEGDELELEIHCSKGTYIRTIIDDLGEKLGCGAHVIYLRRLQVANYPIERMITLEQLNGLLDQDQVDASSLMSALDAQLLPMDSPVQAFPEVNLSLVMAGYLKLGQAVRTAGAPLSGMVRITEGEEHKFIGMGEMDVEGRVAPRRLVVEHAEPAIQ is encoded by the coding sequence ATGGGGCGTCCTCGTCGTCGCGGCCGAGATATAAACGGTGTGTTATTGCTAGATAAGCCGCAGAATATATCGTCTAATGATGTACTACAAAAAGTAAAGCGTATCTTCAATGCCAACAGAGCAGGCCATACGGGGGCGTTAGATCCGCTGGCAACAGGAATGCTGCCGATTTGTCTGGGAGAAGCGACCAAGTTTTCCCAGTATCTGTTGGATTCAGATAAACGTTATCGTGTTATTGCCCGGTTGGGACAGCGCACTGATACTTCTGATGCTGACGGTAATGTGATCGAAGAACGCCCGGTTACGTTCACTGGTGATGAACTGGCACATGCACTAGATGGATTTCGCGGCACTATCCAGCAGATTCCATCCATGTATTCTGCACTCAAGTATCAGGGGCGACCGTTATATGAGTATGCCCGTCAAGGGCTGGTGGTTCCGCGTGAAGCACGGGAAATCACTGTCTATGAGTTGTTGTTTATCCGCTGGGAAGGGGATGAGCTGGAGCTGGAAATTCATTGCTCCAAAGGCACTTATATTCGTACCATTATTGACGATTTAGGTGAAAAACTTGGTTGTGGTGCACATGTCATTTACCTGCGTCGTTTACAGGTAGCAAATTACCCTATCGAGCGAATGATAACGCTGGAGCAGCTTAACGGATTGCTGGACCAGGATCAGGTGGATGCATCTTCACTGATGTCGGCACTGGATGCGCAGTTATTGCCTATGGATAGTCCGGTACAAGCGTTTCCTGAAGTGAATCTTTCTTTAGTGATGGCAGGATATTTGAAGCTGGGCCAGGCTGTTCGGACTGCCGGGGCGCCACTATCAGGTATGGTGCGCATTACTGAAGGTGAAGAGCATAAATTTATCGGCATGGGTGAGATGGACGTTGAAGGACGTGTGGCACCACGGCGTTTGGTGGTCGAACACGCAGAGCCGGCTATCCAGTGA
- the rpsO gene encoding 30S ribosomal protein S15, which produces MSLSVEAKAKIVSEFGRDTNDSGSTEVQVALLTAQINHLQGHFAEHKKDHHSRRGLLRMVSQRRKLLDYLKRKDVARYTSLIERLGLRR; this is translated from the coding sequence ATGTCTCTAAGCGTTGAAGCTAAAGCTAAAATCGTTTCGGAATTCGGTCGTGATACTAATGACAGTGGTTCTACTGAAGTTCAGGTTGCTTTGTTGACTGCGCAGATTAATCATCTGCAAGGCCATTTTGCTGAGCATAAAAAAGATCACCACAGTCGTCGCGGTCTGCTGCGCATGGTTTCGCAGCGTCGTAAGCTGCTGGATTATCTGAAGCGTAAAGATGTAGCGCGTTATACCAGCTTGATTGAACGTCTGGGCCTGCGTCGCTAA
- the pnp gene encoding polyribonucleotide nucleotidyltransferase translates to MLNPIVRKFQYGQHTVTLETGMMARQATAAVMVSMDDTAVFVTVVGAKHAKPGQDFFPLTVNYQERTYAAGRIPGGFFRREGRPSEGETLISRLIDRPIRPLFPDGFVNEVQVIATVVSVNPQVSPDIVAMIGASAALSLSGIPFNGPIGVARVGYINDQYVLNPTIDELKESRLDLVVAGTQGAVLMVESEADLLSEDQMLGAVVFGHDQQQVVIENIKALVAEAGKPKWDWSSPKVNAALQSRVQALSEARLGDAYRIIEKQERYTQVDAIKAEVTAMLLAEDATLDEDEIRDILGSIEKNVVRSRVLRGEPRIDGREKDMIRGLDVRTGVLPRTHGSALFTRGETQALVTATLGTERDAQNIDELTGERTDRFMLHYNFPPYSVGETGMVGSPKRREIGHGRLAKRGVLAVMPKASEFPYTVRVVSEITESNGSSSMASVCGASLALMDAGVPIKAAVAGIAMGLVKEGDSYVVLSDILGDEDHLGDMDFKVAGSRDGVTALQMDIKIEGITREIMQVALNQAKGARLHILGVMEQAISIPRGEISEFAPRIHTIKISTDKIKDVIGKGGSVIRALTEETGTTIEIEDDGTVKIASTDGEKAKHAIRRIEEITAEIEVGRIYQGKVTRIVDFGAFVAIGGGKEGLVHISQIADKRVEKVTDYLQMGQEVPVKVLEVDRQGRVRLSIKEANAQPQESVSASGEEE, encoded by the coding sequence TTGCTGAATCCGATCGTACGTAAATTCCAATATGGTCAACATACTGTCACTCTGGAAACAGGGATGATGGCGCGTCAGGCTACTGCTGCTGTTATGGTTAGTATGGATGACACGGCAGTATTTGTGACGGTAGTGGGCGCTAAACACGCTAAACCTGGTCAGGACTTTTTCCCGCTAACTGTCAACTATCAGGAGCGTACTTACGCTGCTGGTCGTATCCCGGGTGGTTTTTTCCGTCGAGAAGGTCGTCCGAGTGAAGGCGAAACTCTGATCTCCCGCCTGATTGACCGTCCTATTCGTCCGCTGTTCCCAGATGGTTTTGTGAACGAAGTTCAGGTTATTGCCACAGTGGTGTCGGTGAATCCGCAAGTAAGCCCGGATATCGTTGCCATGATCGGTGCTTCCGCTGCGTTGAGCCTGTCTGGTATTCCGTTCAATGGTCCTATCGGTGTCGCTCGTGTGGGTTATATCAACGACCAGTATGTGCTGAACCCGACTATTGATGAACTGAAAGAAAGTCGTCTGGATCTGGTTGTGGCCGGTACCCAGGGGGCTGTGCTGATGGTTGAATCCGAGGCTGACCTGTTAAGTGAAGATCAGATGTTGGGTGCTGTCGTGTTTGGTCATGATCAGCAGCAGGTAGTTATTGAGAACATCAAGGCGCTGGTTGCTGAAGCAGGTAAACCGAAATGGGACTGGTCGTCTCCGAAAGTGAATGCTGCATTGCAGAGTCGTGTGCAGGCGCTGTCTGAAGCCCGTTTAGGTGATGCTTATCGCATTATTGAAAAGCAAGAGCGTTACACGCAGGTTGATGCTATCAAAGCTGAAGTTACTGCGATGCTATTGGCAGAAGATGCTACGCTGGATGAAGATGAAATCCGCGACATTTTGGGCAGCATTGAGAAAAATGTGGTTCGTAGTCGAGTGTTACGTGGTGAACCGCGTATTGATGGTCGTGAAAAAGACATGATCCGTGGTCTGGATGTGCGCACCGGTGTGTTGCCGCGTACTCATGGTTCTGCTCTGTTTACCCGCGGTGAGACACAAGCGCTGGTGACCGCCACATTGGGTACTGAGCGTGATGCTCAGAATATTGATGAACTGACCGGTGAACGCACTGATCGTTTCATGTTGCACTATAATTTCCCTCCGTATTCCGTAGGTGAGACTGGTATGGTCGGGTCACCGAAGCGCCGTGAGATCGGTCATGGTCGTCTGGCAAAACGTGGTGTTCTGGCTGTTATGCCGAAAGCGAGTGAATTCCCGTATACCGTGCGTGTGGTATCCGAAATTACCGAATCTAATGGCTCCTCTTCTATGGCGTCTGTTTGTGGTGCCTCTTTGGCATTGATGGATGCTGGTGTACCGATTAAAGCCGCTGTAGCGGGTATCGCTATGGGATTGGTAAAAGAAGGCGACAGCTATGTTGTCTTGTCCGATATCCTTGGTGACGAAGACCACTTGGGTGATATGGACTTTAAAGTGGCTGGTAGCCGTGATGGTGTAACCGCGCTGCAGATGGACATCAAGATTGAAGGTATTACCCGTGAAATCATGCAAGTTGCGCTGAATCAGGCAAAAGGTGCCCGTTTGCATATTCTGGGTGTGATGGAGCAAGCAATCAGCATACCGCGTGGTGAAATTTCTGAGTTCGCACCGCGTATTCATACGATCAAGATCAGTACTGACAAGATCAAGGATGTTATTGGTAAAGGCGGTTCTGTTATCCGTGCATTGACCGAAGAGACTGGCACTACCATCGAAATTGAAGATGACGGTACAGTGAAAATCGCGTCAACGGATGGCGAGAAGGCAAAACATGCCATTCGTCGTATCGAAGAGATTACCGCTGAGATTGAAGTCGGTCGGATTTATCAAGGTAAAGTGACCCGCATTGTAGACTTTGGTGCTTTCGTAGCTATCGGTGGTGGTAAAGAAGGTTTGGTACATATTTCTCAAATCGCTGATAAGCGTGTCGAGAAAGTGACTGATTATCTACAAATGGGTCAGGAAGTTCCGGTTAAAGTACTGGAAGTTGATCGCCAGGGACGAGTTCGTCTGAGCATTAAAGAAGCCAATGCCCAGCCTCAGGAATCGGTTTCCGCTTCCGGGGAAGAAGAATAA
- the nlpI gene encoding lipoprotein NlpI, whose amino-acid sequence MKPFLRWCYVATAIMLAGCSNTDWRKDVVLAVPLQPTLQQEVILARMEQILASRALTPDERAQLLYERGVLYDSLGLRALARNDFSQALSIRPDMPEVFNYLGIYLTQAGNFDAAYEAFDSVLELDPTYNYARLNRGIALYYGGRYLLAQDDLLAFYRDDPNDPFRSLWLYLVEREINPEKAMQALKARYEEAKKGVWGWDIVEFYLGNISEKTLMQRVQEEATDNTSLAEHLSETDFYLGKHYLSLGDKNTALALFKLTVANNVHNFVEHRYALLELAQLGQEQDDLSGSDQQ is encoded by the coding sequence ATGAAGCCTTTCTTGCGCTGGTGTTATGTTGCGACAGCAATCATGCTGGCAGGATGCAGCAACACAGATTGGCGCAAAGATGTAGTATTGGCAGTTCCATTACAACCCACTTTGCAACAGGAAGTGATTCTGGCTCGCATGGAACAGATCCTGGCTAGCCGGGCTCTTACCCCCGATGAGCGAGCGCAGCTATTATATGAGCGCGGAGTGCTGTATGATAGCCTGGGGTTACGGGCATTGGCGCGAAATGATTTTTCACAAGCGCTCTCTATCCGTCCCGATATGCCTGAAGTATTTAATTATTTGGGTATTTACTTAACGCAGGCAGGCAATTTTGATGCTGCCTATGAAGCGTTTGATTCTGTATTAGAGCTTGATCCAACTTACAATTATGCGCGTTTGAATCGGGGGATCGCCTTATACTATGGTGGTCGTTACCTGTTAGCGCAGGATGATCTGCTGGCGTTTTATCGAGACGATCCTAATGATCCTTTTCGTTCCTTGTGGCTGTATCTTGTGGAGAGAGAAATTAATCCCGAGAAGGCCATGCAAGCGTTAAAAGCGCGCTATGAGGAAGCGAAGAAAGGTGTGTGGGGATGGGATATTGTCGAATTCTACCTGGGCAACATCAGCGAAAAAACGTTGATGCAGCGTGTACAGGAAGAAGCTACGGATAACACTTCGCTCGCTGAGCATCTCAGTGAAACTGACTTCTATTTAGGTAAGCATTACCTAAGTCTGGGGGACAAGAACACCGCTTTGGCGCTGTTCAAGCTGACGGTTGCTAACAACGTTCATAACTTTGTTGAGCACCGCTATGCGTTGTTGGAATTGGCGCAGTTAGGCCAAGAGCAAGACGACCTATCAGGATCGGACCAGCAATAG
- a CDS encoding DEAD/DEAH family ATP-dependent RNA helicase, producing MAEFEISFASLGLSAPIINALSDLGYEKPSPIQAECIPHLLNGRDVLGMAQTGSGKTAAFALPLLQNINVDLKAPQMLVLAPTRELAVQVAEACSDFAKHMHGVNVVALYGGQRYDVQLRALRQGPQIVVGTPGRLLDHLKRGTLSLSNLSGLVLDEADEMLRMGFIEDVENIMAQIPAEHQTALFSATMPEAIRRITRRFMKDPQEVRIQSSVTTRPDISQSYWTVHGARKNEALIRFLEAEDFDAAIIFVRTKNATLEVAEALERSGYNSAALNGDMNQALREQTLERLKDGRLNLLIATDVAARGLDVDRISLVVNYDIPMDEESYVHRIGRTGRAGRAGRALLFVENRERRLLRNIERTMKLTIPEVELPNAELLGQRRLAKFASKVQQQLESSDLDMYRALLAKLQPQDEFDMETLAAALLKMAQGERPLILPPDPVVDRRPRREFRDRDESSRGERRRDGRGEARDGERPPRRERRDVGDMELYRIEVGRDDGVEVRHIVGAIANEGDISSRYIGNIKLFATHSTIELPKGMPGDLLSHFTRTRILNKPMNMQLMGDAQPHERRERGGAGATPARGGRSFSDRPAGAGRPFSGERREGGGERRGGGRDGQRAPRRSEA from the coding sequence ATGGCTGAGTTTGAAATTTCTTTTGCTAGCTTGGGGCTATCCGCTCCAATTATTAATGCCCTGTCAGATCTGGGTTACGAAAAACCATCACCCATTCAGGCAGAATGTATTCCTCATCTGCTCAACGGCCGTGATGTGTTGGGTATGGCACAGACCGGGAGTGGTAAAACAGCGGCATTCGCCTTGCCGTTATTACAGAATATTAACGTAGATTTAAAAGCACCGCAGATGCTGGTGCTGGCCCCAACCCGTGAGTTGGCGGTGCAGGTGGCTGAAGCCTGTAGTGATTTTGCCAAGCATATGCATGGCGTCAACGTAGTAGCGTTATATGGCGGTCAACGTTATGACGTACAGCTGCGTGCGTTGCGTCAGGGGCCTCAGATTGTCGTGGGTACACCCGGACGTCTGCTGGATCATCTGAAGCGCGGTACGCTGAGTTTGTCCAATCTTAGTGGATTGGTACTGGATGAAGCTGATGAAATGCTGCGTATGGGCTTTATTGAAGATGTAGAAAACATCATGGCGCAGATCCCGGCCGAGCATCAGACGGCGCTGTTCTCTGCAACGATGCCGGAAGCGATCCGTCGCATTACTCGTCGGTTCATGAAGGATCCACAAGAAGTCCGTATTCAGTCCAGCGTTACTACTCGCCCAGACATTAGCCAGAGTTACTGGACGGTGCATGGTGCGCGCAAAAACGAAGCATTGATCCGTTTCCTGGAAGCAGAAGATTTTGATGCGGCGATTATTTTTGTCCGTACCAAAAACGCAACGCTGGAAGTGGCAGAAGCGCTAGAGCGCAGCGGTTACAATAGCGCCGCACTGAACGGTGACATGAATCAGGCATTGCGTGAACAAACGCTGGAACGTCTTAAAGATGGTCGCTTGAATCTTTTGATTGCAACGGATGTGGCGGCTCGTGGTCTTGATGTGGATCGTATTAGTCTGGTCGTCAACTACGACATCCCGATGGATGAAGAATCTTACGTTCACCGTATTGGTCGTACTGGTCGTGCGGGCCGTGCGGGCCGTGCGCTGTTGTTTGTAGAGAATCGTGAACGCCGCCTGCTGCGCAATATTGAGCGCACCATGAAGCTGACTATCCCGGAAGTGGAATTACCGAATGCAGAGCTGCTGGGGCAGCGTCGTTTGGCCAAGTTTGCTTCTAAAGTACAACAGCAGTTGGAAAGCAGTGATCTGGATATGTACCGTGCGCTGTTGGCCAAGTTGCAGCCGCAGGATGAGTTTGATATGGAAACGCTGGCTGCGGCGTTACTGAAAATGGCGCAAGGTGAGCGTCCGCTGATTCTGCCGCCGGATCCGGTGGTTGATCGTCGTCCACGCCGTGAATTTCGTGATCGCGATGAATCATCACGTGGTGAGCGTCGTCGTGATGGCCGTGGCGAAGCACGTGACGGGGAACGTCCTCCGCGTCGTGAACGCCGTGATGTGGGTGACATGGAGTTGTACCGCATTGAAGTGGGTCGTGATGATGGTGTTGAAGTACGTCACATCGTGGGTGCCATTGCTAATGAAGGCGATATCAGTAGCCGCTACATCGGTAATATCAAGTTGTTTGCTACCCATTCCACTATTGAGCTGCCGAAAGGAATGCCGGGTGACCTGTTGTCGCACTTTACCCGTACACGCATCCTGAACAAGCCAATGAATATGCAACTGATGGGTGATGCTCAGCCACATGAACGTCGCGAACGTGGTGGTGCAGGTGCAACACCGGCTCGCGGTGGTCGTTCTTTTAGTGATCGCCCCGCAGGCGCTGGCCGTCCTTTTAGTGGCGAACGCCGTGAAGGTGGTGGCGAACGTCGCGGTGGTGGCCGTGATGGTCAACGCGCACCGCGTCGCAGCGAAGCATAA
- a CDS encoding luciferase-like monooxygenase, with translation MPSHTVPFSVLDLAPIPQGATPRDAFHHSLDLAQHVEQWGYHRYWLAEHHNMTGIASAATSVLIGYLAGGTHRIRLGSGGVMLPNHSPLVIAEQFGTLESLYPGRIDLGLGRAPGTDQRTMLALRRHLNAEMDDFPRDVQELQRYFTATQPDQPVQAVPGQGLNVPIWLLGSSLYSAQLAASMGLPFAFAAHFAPDMLLQALQIYRSTFRPSDRFPEPYAMVCVNVVAANSDRDARFLFTSMQQQFINLRRGNPGPLPAPVEDMSALWTAAEQFMVEQTLRLSIVGDRNKVRHGLQTLLRETQVNEIMINGQIFDHQARLHSFEMIAGLREEVIQENQIS, from the coding sequence ATGCCATCACATACTGTTCCCTTTTCCGTTCTTGATTTGGCTCCCATTCCGCAGGGCGCTACACCACGCGATGCTTTCCATCATTCGCTGGATCTGGCTCAACACGTGGAACAATGGGGCTACCATCGCTATTGGCTGGCTGAACACCATAACATGACGGGGATCGCCAGCGCCGCCACCTCGGTATTGATTGGCTACCTTGCTGGTGGAACGCACCGTATCCGGCTCGGTTCCGGTGGCGTAATGCTGCCCAATCACTCGCCACTGGTGATTGCAGAACAGTTCGGCACGCTGGAATCCCTGTATCCCGGTCGTATCGATTTGGGGCTGGGACGGGCTCCCGGTACTGATCAGCGCACCATGCTGGCGTTGCGTCGTCACCTAAATGCCGAGATGGACGATTTTCCCCGTGACGTGCAGGAACTTCAGCGCTATTTCACCGCCACGCAACCCGATCAACCAGTACAGGCAGTTCCCGGCCAAGGATTAAATGTCCCCATCTGGTTGCTCGGTTCCAGTTTGTATAGCGCCCAACTAGCTGCCTCAATGGGATTACCTTTTGCATTCGCAGCGCATTTTGCACCCGATATGCTGTTGCAAGCTTTGCAAATCTATCGCAGCACTTTTCGTCCATCAGACCGTTTCCCCGAACCCTATGCGATGGTCTGCGTGAATGTGGTAGCCGCCAATAGCGATCGTGATGCCCGTTTCCTGTTTACGTCCATGCAGCAGCAGTTTATCAACCTGAGACGAGGTAACCCTGGCCCATTGCCTGCACCAGTAGAGGATATGTCCGCACTCTGGACAGCAGCCGAACAGTTTATGGTAGAGCAGACATTGCGGCTGTCGATAGTGGGAGATCGCAATAAAGTTCGTCATGGTTTGCAAACGTTGCTGAGGGAAACACAGGTCAATGAAATCATGATTAATGGCCAGATCTTTGATCATCAGGCTCGATTACATTCATTTGAAATGATCGCGGGATTGCGGGAAGAAGTCATTCAGGAAAACCAGATAAGCTGA